The proteins below come from a single Carnobacterium divergens DSM 20623 genomic window:
- the rph gene encoding ribonuclease PH yields the protein MRVDGRSFDESRKVTIETNYLKHPEGSVLISVGDTKVICNASLESRVPPFMRGEGRGWVTAEYSMLPRATNTRNIREAAKGKLTGRTMEIQRLIGRALRSVIDLDLLGERSIVVDCDVIQADGGTRTASITGAFVALSLAINKLIKSGELTTNPIKENIAAISVGILTNGQAVLDLNYLEDSSAAVDMNLVMTTGGKFVEIQGTGEEATFSTDELTSMLALGDLGIKELIRLQNEAIENSLTEAIVYPALPKNQLLIATRNKGKAKEFEALFAKKGWSIKTLLDFPEIPDVDETGTTFEENALLKAETIAQTLNMVVLADDSGLKVDALGGQPGVYSARFAGEAKSDAANNAKLLHELTDVPDAERTAQFHCTLALAMPDKESLVVSGEVDGVILTIPRGDNGFGYDPLFYVPRLEKTMAELSGEEKNQNSHRSQALMQLEKVWDGWVNQ from the coding sequence ATGCGAGTAGATGGAAGAAGTTTTGATGAAAGTCGGAAAGTAACAATTGAGACCAATTATTTAAAACACCCAGAGGGATCTGTTTTGATTTCTGTTGGGGATACAAAAGTAATTTGTAATGCTTCATTAGAATCCCGCGTACCGCCTTTTATGCGTGGCGAAGGCCGCGGTTGGGTAACGGCCGAATATAGCATGTTACCAAGAGCGACAAATACCCGCAATATTCGTGAAGCAGCAAAAGGAAAACTAACTGGCCGAACAATGGAAATTCAACGTTTGATTGGACGCGCATTGCGTTCAGTAATTGATTTAGACTTATTAGGTGAGCGCTCAATCGTCGTTGATTGTGATGTAATTCAAGCAGACGGTGGAACGAGAACAGCAAGCATTACAGGGGCTTTCGTGGCGCTAAGCCTTGCGATTAACAAATTAATTAAAAGTGGCGAACTGACAACCAATCCAATCAAAGAAAATATTGCAGCAATCAGTGTAGGTATTTTAACAAACGGGCAAGCCGTTTTAGATTTAAACTATCTTGAAGATAGTTCTGCAGCGGTGGATATGAATTTAGTTATGACAACGGGTGGAAAGTTTGTTGAAATCCAAGGTACTGGTGAAGAAGCGACTTTTTCAACAGATGAATTAACCTCAATGCTAGCCTTAGGTGATTTAGGTATCAAAGAATTGATTCGTCTTCAAAATGAAGCGATTGAAAATAGTTTAACGGAAGCAATCGTTTATCCAGCATTGCCTAAGAACCAATTATTGATTGCAACTCGCAATAAGGGAAAAGCTAAAGAGTTTGAAGCCTTATTTGCTAAAAAAGGTTGGTCAATTAAAACCTTACTAGACTTTCCAGAAATTCCAGATGTTGATGAAACTGGAACAACCTTTGAAGAAAATGCGTTATTAAAGGCAGAAACGATTGCACAAACGTTGAACATGGTTGTTTTAGCAGATGACTCAGGTTTGAAAGTAGATGCTTTAGGTGGGCAACCAGGTGTGTATTCAGCCAGATTTGCTGGTGAAGCTAAGAGTGACGCTGCCAATAATGCTAAATTGCTTCATGAGTTAACAGATGTACCAGACGCAGAGCGTACGGCACAATTCCATTGTACACTAGCTTTAGCAATGCCAGATAAAGAAAGTTTGGTTGTAAGTGGCGAAGTAGACGGCGTTATTTTGACCATTCCACGTGGCGACAATGGGTTTGGTTATGATCCTTTATTCTATGTCCCTCGTTTGGAAAAAACAATGGCGGAATTATCAGGAGAAGAAAAAAATCAAAACAGTCATCGTAGTCAAGCTTTAATGCAATTAGAAAAAGTTTGGGACGGTTGGGTCAATCAATAA
- a CDS encoding metallophosphoesterase: MLVLVVSDNHGDREVLVDLIEKYQGKVDGMFHCGDSELEATDSVWNDFYVVRGNCDYDDAFPTTVVADIKKEKIFMTHGHLHEVKFTMNTLLLAAKEVGAGFAFFGHTHELGVELVDDVLLLNPGSIRLPRGKYPIKTYAIVETTSEKITVKYYDETHQLVSELTSEFKR, encoded by the coding sequence ATGTTAGTCTTAGTTGTTAGTGATAATCATGGCGATCGTGAAGTATTAGTGGATTTGATTGAAAAGTATCAAGGAAAAGTAGACGGGATGTTTCATTGTGGGGATTCCGAATTAGAAGCGACAGATTCTGTGTGGAATGATTTTTATGTTGTCCGTGGCAATTGCGATTACGACGATGCTTTTCCAACGACCGTTGTAGCAGATATCAAAAAAGAGAAAATTTTTATGACTCATGGACATTTGCATGAAGTGAAATTTACGATGAATACTTTATTATTGGCAGCTAAAGAGGTGGGTGCTGGTTTTGCCTTCTTTGGACATACCCATGAACTAGGAGTAGAATTAGTCGATGATGTGTTGTTGCTTAATCCAGGGAGCATTCGTTTGCCAAGAGGAAAGTATCCAATTAAAACATACGCAATCGTTGAAACGACATCAGAAAAAATAACAGTTAAGTACTATGATGAAACCCATCAATTGGTATCTGAATTAACAAGTGAATTTAAAAGATAG
- the cbpB gene encoding cyclic-di-AMP-binding protein CbpB, which translates to MIGKEIGEMLLENQENFLIPAEMVAHVQVNNHLDHALLVLTKVGYSVIPVLDHEYKIKGLISMPMIIDAIMGLEKFDYDKLSDTCVHEVMQTDFATINNPYDLEEVLHLLVNHAFICVASEDGSFTGIVTRSEILKGTNRIAHEFENEFDVIKKENMKKSH; encoded by the coding sequence ATGATAGGGAAAGAAATAGGAGAAATGCTCCTTGAAAATCAAGAAAATTTTTTAATTCCAGCAGAAATGGTAGCCCATGTTCAAGTAAATAATCATTTAGACCATGCACTATTAGTTTTAACAAAAGTAGGCTACTCTGTTATTCCTGTTTTAGATCATGAATATAAAATAAAAGGGTTAATTTCAATGCCAATGATTATAGATGCTATTATGGGGCTTGAAAAATTCGATTACGATAAATTAAGTGATACATGTGTGCATGAAGTGATGCAGACTGATTTTGCAACGATAAATAATCCGTATGATCTAGAAGAAGTTTTACATTTACTAGTAAATCATGCATTTATCTGTGTGGCAAGCGAAGATGGAAGCTTTACAGGGATCGTAACAAGAAGTGAAATTCTCAAAGGAACCAATCGAATTGCTCATGAATTTGAAAATGAATTTGATGTGATAAAAAAAGAAAACATGAAGAAAAGTCATTAG
- the dapD gene encoding 2,3,4,5-tetrahydropyridine-2,6-dicarboxylate N-acetyltransferase translates to MDANEIIAFIANSEKKTPVKVYIKGSLKELTFPDTIQNFTNCKTGVLFGDWKDVEPFLKENQALITDQVVENDRRNSAVPLVDMKGLNARIEPGAIIRDQVEIGNQAVIMMGALINIGAVIGDNTMIDMGAVLGGRATVGKNCHIGAGTVLAGVVEPASAQPVVIEDDVLIGANAVVLEGIRVGKGAVVAAGAIVVNDVAPYTVVAGVPAKKIKDIDEKTKSKTSLIDELRKL, encoded by the coding sequence ATGGATGCAAATGAAATCATTGCTTTTATAGCAAATAGTGAGAAAAAAACACCTGTAAAGGTTTATATTAAAGGGTCTTTAAAAGAATTAACCTTCCCAGATACAATTCAAAATTTTACCAATTGTAAAACTGGCGTACTTTTTGGCGATTGGAAAGATGTAGAACCTTTTTTAAAAGAAAACCAAGCGTTAATTACCGATCAAGTAGTTGAAAATGATCGTCGCAATTCAGCTGTTCCATTAGTAGACATGAAAGGCTTGAATGCAAGAATTGAACCAGGTGCGATTATTCGAGATCAAGTTGAGATTGGAAATCAAGCAGTTATTATGATGGGCGCTTTAATCAATATTGGTGCCGTTATTGGAGATAATACAATGATCGATATGGGTGCTGTTCTTGGTGGACGTGCAACTGTTGGAAAAAATTGTCATATCGGAGCAGGGACGGTTTTAGCAGGTGTAGTTGAACCAGCTAGTGCTCAACCAGTAGTTATTGAAGACGATGTATTAATCGGTGCTAACGCAGTTGTCCTTGAAGGGATTCGTGTTGGCAAAGGTGCTGTTGTTGCAGCGGGAGCAATTGTTGTTAATGACGTTGCACCGTATACCGTTGTTGCCGGCGTTCCAGCTAAAAAAATTAAAGATATCGATGAAAAAACAAAAAGTAAAACAAGTTTAATTGACGAATTGCGCAAACTATAA
- a CDS encoding N-acetyldiaminopimelate deacetylase: MMSELNPFIKIRRDLHQIPEIGLLEFKTHAYLMDYITALPQEYLEIIEWETAIIVRVRGKVGAKTIGWRTDIDGLPVSEETGLPFKSIHPNQMHACGHDVHMSIALGLLTYFSEHQGQNHLVFLFQPAEENASGGKLLYDAGVLDAWMPDEFYALHVQPNLKVGQIGTKVGTLFAGTCTIQAKFSGKSGHAAYPHEANDMIVAASQFVNQIQTIISRNVDPIEGAVITLGTFHAGTTGNIISGEASLTGTIRTLTPEMSRLMQERVRQVAHGIEQSYQCQVELILEQGGYYPVVNTEKETTALIDFMKDHSKVDFISSPTAMTGEDFGYLLDKTPGAMFWLGVDSPYGLHHSMMSPKEEAIPLAIEVLEAFLTMKIN; the protein is encoded by the coding sequence ATGATGAGCGAATTAAATCCTTTTATAAAAATAAGAAGAGACTTGCATCAAATCCCAGAAATTGGCTTACTAGAATTTAAAACGCATGCTTACTTGATGGACTATATTACAGCACTCCCACAAGAGTATCTTGAAATCATTGAATGGGAAACAGCTATTATAGTGAGAGTTCGTGGCAAAGTTGGAGCTAAAACGATTGGCTGGCGAACAGATATAGATGGTTTACCCGTTAGTGAAGAGACAGGATTGCCTTTTAAATCTATTCATCCGAACCAAATGCACGCCTGTGGACATGATGTTCATATGTCGATTGCATTAGGTTTACTGACATACTTTAGCGAACATCAAGGACAGAATCATTTAGTCTTTCTATTTCAACCAGCAGAAGAAAATGCAAGCGGAGGGAAACTTCTTTATGATGCGGGTGTCTTAGATGCATGGATGCCAGATGAATTTTATGCATTGCACGTTCAACCTAATTTAAAAGTTGGGCAGATTGGGACAAAAGTTGGAACGTTATTTGCTGGAACATGTACTATTCAAGCGAAGTTTAGCGGGAAAAGTGGACATGCGGCATATCCTCATGAAGCCAATGATATGATTGTTGCTGCTAGTCAATTTGTGAATCAAATCCAAACCATCATTAGTCGAAATGTAGACCCAATTGAAGGTGCGGTTATTACTTTAGGTACGTTTCATGCTGGAACAACAGGAAATATTATCAGTGGAGAGGCTTCTTTGACGGGGACAATTCGAACGCTTACCCCTGAGATGAGTCGCTTAATGCAAGAACGTGTTAGACAAGTAGCTCATGGAATTGAACAATCCTATCAATGTCAAGTCGAGTTGATTTTAGAGCAAGGGGGCTATTATCCGGTTGTAAATACGGAAAAAGAGACAACTGCATTGATTGATTTTATGAAAGACCACTCAAAAGTTGATTTTATTTCTTCACCAACAGCGATGACAGGGGAAGATTTTGGTTATTTGTTAGATAAAACTCCAGGAGCGATGTTTTGGTTGGGTGTAGATAGTCCCTATGGCCTGCATCATTCGATGATGAGTCCCAAAGAAGAGGCAATTCCACTTGCTATTGAAGTTCTTGAAGCCTTTTTAACAATGAAAATAAATTAA